The Synechocystis sp. PCC 7509 genome includes a window with the following:
- a CDS encoding polysaccharide pyruvyl transferase family protein: protein MKIGILTYHCTTNYGATLQAYALLTAIKLQGWKDVEIINYQPLAMLRVFFIRPVQPINKKLQINTQLFVNLRKCLNMRRFVLDNLRLSQKKYYTKASLKKHCQHYDVVICGSDQIWRIDPIEGFGSEFFLDFVYKKTARQKISYAASFGDTDTLKNHQESIINLLKSFDTILVRDANSVKIVQKECKLPAVKVVDPTFLINYDAITVLPKLKEKYLLLYNQKYFTNLEEDFIKSIAKNKNLVIVSVGQVNKIANVNIVEADPKKWLGYFKFSTYIVTNTYHGTIFSIIFKKQFTVVLNENKSNKIGDLLKDYNLEDRICATQLKTPNFEHIVDIDYNKVEEKLQLAVAHSKNYLFAALKNRENLGNISEGS, encoded by the coding sequence ATGAAAATTGGAATTTTAACTTATCACTGTACAACAAATTACGGCGCAACTTTACAAGCCTATGCGTTACTAACAGCAATTAAACTTCAAGGATGGAAAGATGTAGAAATTATCAACTACCAACCCCTAGCAATGCTGAGAGTATTCTTTATTAGACCAGTTCAGCCAATTAATAAAAAACTTCAAATAAATACTCAACTTTTTGTAAATTTAAGAAAATGCTTAAATATGAGAAGGTTTGTATTAGACAATTTACGATTGAGCCAAAAAAAGTATTACACAAAGGCCAGTTTAAAAAAACATTGTCAGCACTACGACGTAGTAATCTGCGGTAGCGATCAAATATGGCGAATTGATCCCATTGAAGGCTTTGGATCTGAGTTTTTTTTAGATTTTGTTTATAAAAAAACCGCTCGCCAAAAAATAAGTTATGCTGCCAGCTTTGGCGATACAGATACTTTAAAAAATCATCAAGAATCAATAATAAACCTACTCAAAAGCTTTGATACAATTTTGGTTCGAGATGCCAATAGTGTAAAGATAGTACAAAAAGAATGTAAGCTTCCAGCCGTAAAGGTTGTAGATCCTACATTTTTAATTAATTACGATGCGATCACTGTATTGCCAAAGCTCAAAGAAAAATATCTTTTACTTTACAACCAAAAATATTTTACAAATTTAGAGGAAGATTTTATAAAATCGATAGCAAAAAATAAAAACTTAGTAATAGTTTCTGTTGGGCAAGTAAATAAAATAGCCAATGTAAACATTGTAGAAGCTGATCCTAAAAAATGGCTGGGTTATTTTAAATTTTCTACTTACATTGTTACAAATACCTACCATGGAACAATATTTTCAATTATTTTTAAAAAGCAATTTACTGTAGTTCTTAATGAGAATAAATCAAATAAGATCGGCGATTTATTAAAAGATTACAATTTAGAAGATCGAATTTGTGCAACGCAGCTAAAAACCCCAAATTTCGAGCATATAGTGGATATTGATTACAATAAAGTTGAGGAAAAGTTACAGTTAGCAGTGGCTCATTCTAAAAATTATCTCTTTGCAGCGCTTAAAAATAGAGAGAATTTAGGAAATATATCTGAGGGTAGCTGA